In Vanrija pseudolonga chromosome 4, complete sequence, a single window of DNA contains:
- the SPAC20G4.01 gene encoding ABC transporter domain-containing protein yields the protein MTADIPAIDCQDLTFAWKDGDEPVLEDINLNLVKGDRCLLLGANGAGKSTLLRILAGKRLTKTRNCKILGQDVFMNPPGGVVYLGTEWSSNPVVRSDIVVSHFLDSVGGYRHRERRDRLLEILDVDLDWHMHQISDGERRRVQLCMGLMTEWDVLLLDEVTVDLDVLVRADLIDFLVHESETRGATILCTSAVVVNATHIFDGLSNFPTKVCHIQLGTTPKPLLTWGPDHPDLFNTALAWLREDRDLRRVKEAARGRVRGPKAETKNAKTFFEKYDYSRH from the exons ATGACTGCCGACATCCCCGCCATTGACTGCCAGGACCTGACGTTTGCCTggaaggacggcgacgagcccgtgctcgaggacatcaacctcaacctcgtcaagggcgaccgctgcctgctgctcggtGCCAATGGAG CGGGCAAGTCGACGCTCCTCCGCATCCTCGCGGGCAAGCGCCTGACCAAGACGCGCAACTGCAAGATCCTCGGCCAGGACGTGTTCATGAACCcgcccggcggcgtcgtctaCCTCGGCACCGAGTGGAGCTCGAACCCGGTTGTGCGGTCTGATATTGTCGTGTCGCACTTTCTCGACTCGGTCGGAGGCTACCGCcaccgcgagcgccgtgaccgcctcctcgagatcctcgacgtcgacctcgactggCACATGCACCAGATctcggacggcgagcgccgccgcgtccagctCTGCATGGGCCTCATGACCGAGTGGGACGTGCTCCTGCTTGACGAGGTGACGGTGGATCTTGAcgtgctcgtgcgcgccgacctcatcgacTTTTTGGTCCACGAGTCGGAGACCCGTGGCGCGACGATCCTGTGTACGTCagctgtcgtcgtca ACGCCACGCACATCTTTGACGGCCTCTCCAACTTCCCCACCAAGGTGTGCCACATCCAGCTCGGCACGACGCCCAAGCCGCTGCTCACCTGGGGCCCGGACCACCCCGACCTCTTCAACACTGCGCTCGCCTGGCTGCGCGAGGACCGTGACCTGCGCCGCGTCAAGGAGGCTGCGCGTGGCCGTGTCCGCGGgcccaaggccgag ACCAAGAACGCAAAGACGTTCTTCGAGAAGTACGACTACAGCCGTCATTAA